The window ACAGATAGTACAGACCGAACCGAAGCCTGGTCAGCCGGCCAGGGTTGAAGAGGCCACAGCCTCGGAGACCGTTCCCTTGACCATGATGCGTAAAGTGATAGCCAAGCGGATGTCGGAAAGCTATTTCTCGATCCCTTCGTTTATCCAGACTTGGGAAATCGATATGACCGAACTGCTTGATCTGCGCAAACGGCTATTGGAACCGATAAAGGAGAAAACCGGCAAGAAACTGACCGTCACCGATCTGATCTCGTTTGCCGTGGTGAAGACACTGATGAAGCACAAGTATATCAATGCGAGTTTGAATAGCGAGGTTACGGAAATCACTTTCCACAACTACGTGAACCTGGGAATGGCCGTAGGGATGGATGAGGGATTGCTGGTACCGGTAGTGAAGAATGCCGACAAAATGTCGCTCAGTGAACTGGTCGTCTCGCTGAAGGATCTCACCGAACGGACTCTCAACAAGAAACTGTTGCCCGACGAGCAGACCGGCAGCACCTTTACCATCAGTAATCTGGGCATGTATGGTGTGGAGCATTTCACGGCGATCATCAATCAGCCCAATGCTGCTATCTTGAGTGTTTCATCTACAAAGGAGACGCTAGTGGTACGTAACGGGGAAGCGGTAATCCGCCCGATAATGAAGGTAAGCCTCACAAGCGATCACCGGATCATCGACGGACTGACGGCAGCCAAATTCATGACCGATCTGAAGCAATTGCTTGAGAATCCGCTCTCACTATTAATATAAAGTTGATGTCTACTCAAAACTTATAACTCACAACTCAGAACATGGCATACGAAATTATAATGCCCAAAGCCGGGATCGACATGACCGAGGGGCAAATTGTAAAATGGTTGAAGAAAGAAGGTGATCCCGTAACAGAGGGAGAGATTATCCTCGAGATCATGACCGATAAAACCAGCATGGAACTCGAAGCGGAGGCTTCGGGCGTGCTCCTCAAGATTCTTCGTCACGATGGCGAAACGGTTCCGGTAACCGAAGTTATCGGTTATATCGGCCAAGAGGGCGAGGAGATTGTCACGAGCGACCAGGAGGAAGAGAAACCGGCAGTGGAGGAAGAGACCACAGACGGATCGCTGACCCGGCTTGAGGATTCCTACAACGTGATCGTTATCGGCGGTGGCCCGGCCGGCTATGTGGCGGCAATCCGTGCAGCCCAGCTCGGCGCAAAGGTGGCCATCGTGGAAAAGAAGGAGTTTGGCGGAACCTGTCTCAACCAGGGCTGTATTCCGACGAAAGCATACCTGAAGAGCGGAGAGATCATCGAGGAGGTAGAGATGGCCGCTTCGCGGGGAATCCTCTTCGACAGCACCCACTACAAGGTAGATATGAAGAAGGTAGTGCAACACAAGAACTCGGTGGTGAAGAAATTGACCAGCGGTGTGGAGGCACTGCTCAGAAGCAACAAGGTGGAGATCTTCAAGGGTGTTGCCCGGATCAACAAAAACAAGGATGTGGTAGTGAACGGTTCTACCGTGATAAAGGGTGACAAGATCATTCTGGCAGGTGGATCCAAGGTTTCAAGAATCAACATCCCGGGTGTGGATCATCCCGGTGTGCTCTCCAGCGATGATCTGCTCTCCCTGGAGGAGCTGCCCGAAAGCCTGGCGGTGATTGGTGGTGGCGTGATCGGGATCGAGATGGCACAGGCCTTCAGTGCACTGGGAACGAAGGTAACCGTCATCGAGATGATGGACCGGATCATCCCGTCGGTAGATGTAGAAGCTTCGGCTCTGCTTACCAAACTGCTGAAGAAGAGGAATGTGAAGATCATGACCTCTACCAAGATTACGGAGATTGTCGACAAGAAAGGCAAGGTGGAGGTCCGGACCGAAGGTGGCGAATCGGTAGTAGCTGAGAAGGCGCTGGTTTCCATCGGACGTCTGCCCGATATCGAAGGAATGGGTGAAATCCAGTTCGAAATGGAGCGGGGCCGGATCAAGGTCGACAAATATATGGAGACCAGCGTGAAGGGAATTTACGCGCCGGGCGATATCAACGCCATCAAGATGTTGGCTCACGTAGCTTTCCGTATGGGCGAGGTGGCTGCCGATAACGCTGTAAAAGGGAATCACCGTGAATTGAAATTGCATTCAGCTCCATCAGTTGTCTACACCCATCCCGAAGTGGCTATGGTTGGTCTGACTGAAGAGGAGGCCCGAGAACGGTACGATATCCGTGTAGGCCGGTTCGACTTTGCAGCTAACGGACGGGCTATGGCCTCCGGCGATAACGTTGGGTTTGTAAAGGTGATTGCCGACAACAAGTATGGTGAGATCCTTGGCATTCACATCGTGGGTCCGGCAGCAGCCGAAATCATCAACCAGGCATCGTTGCTGATGGAGATGGAGATTACCGTGGATGAAGTGGTCAAAACCATTTACGGTCACCCCACCTATTCCGAAGCACTCTTCGAAGCTTGCGCCGATGTATTGGGTGAAGCCATACACAATGTAAAGAAGCAGAAATAGATTGTGCCGTTAACGGCATAAATGAAAAGGAGTTCCGGTAAAATCGGAACTCCTTTTTTTGTTTGCTATGCATGTTCATTATCTATAGGGTTAAAGTCCCGAGCGGGCTTATTTTGGCGAGAACCGTTAGTTGATGGCAAGGGTGTTACCGCGAGGTATAACCTGAAAGAAGCCTAAAACAAAAGTTGGTACTAACGAACAGAAACTGCATACTAAGGCTTACCCGGGGGGTAATGTGGCAATAAACACAGACGCCCTAAAGCCGTCCGTAACCCGGGGTAGTAAATGCAGTAGTATTAACAGGAAGATAATGCACTTAACGTAGGAGGTCTCTAACCCGAAAGGGGCAGAGAAGTCAGCAGAGGCCATAGTACCGCTATAAATATTGAGTAACGTCAATACAGGGAAGGGCTGAATTTTCAATTAAGGAGCAGTTATTTTGTAAATTGTAACGACCATTATGAACCCAGGTAAACACGGGAACTTACAGATGAGTCTTTTTGACGAATGGGAGCGTGGCCAAAAGGTGAAGGGGACTGACGTATTCAGTTCAGGAAGCGGTTTGGTACGGGACGAGTGGTTGTCAGGTTGCAAAGAGGAACGAGCCTTAACCCAAGATTTAATGAGTGATATAACGGACTTAAAGAATCTTGATGCCGCATTGCGGCAAGTAATCAGTAACAGGGGAAGTGCGGGCATTGACGGGATGACCGTTGACGAACTTAGAGATTGGCTTAACAGCCACCACCGAGAACTTCAACGCCAGTTAATGACAGGCACATACCAAGTTACGGCAGTTAAAGAGGTATTAATCCCGAAGCCTGATGGCGGGAAACGCCAACTGGGTATTCCCACGGTCAAAGATCGCTTGGTACAACAAGCGATAAGCCAAGTACTGTCGAAACGTTATGACCCTATATTCTCCGAATACAGCTACGGTTTTCGTCCACGGCGTAA of the Petrimonas mucosa genome contains:
- a CDS encoding dihydrolipoamide acetyltransferase, with product MEERQLVRATPAARLLARRMNVLLTNVTGTGYKGRIHKEDVAGWNFQGKTHVSPLARRIAEEHNIDLKGVRGTGHNGKIMKDDVLLLISDPVLKARLTRDSFAEATAAPKIQTGISKQLQIVQTEPKPGQPARVEEATASETVPLTMMRKVIAKRMSESYFSIPSFIQTWEIDMTELLDLRKRLLEPIKEKTGKKLTVTDLISFAVVKTLMKHKYINASLNSEVTEITFHNYVNLGMAVGMDEGLLVPVVKNADKMSLSELVVSLKDLTERTLNKKLLPDEQTGSTFTISNLGMYGVEHFTAIINQPNAAILSVSSTKETLVVRNGEAVIRPIMKVSLTSDHRIIDGLTAAKFMTDLKQLLENPLSLLI
- the lpdA gene encoding dihydrolipoyl dehydrogenase, coding for MAYEIIMPKAGIDMTEGQIVKWLKKEGDPVTEGEIILEIMTDKTSMELEAEASGVLLKILRHDGETVPVTEVIGYIGQEGEEIVTSDQEEEKPAVEEETTDGSLTRLEDSYNVIVIGGGPAGYVAAIRAAQLGAKVAIVEKKEFGGTCLNQGCIPTKAYLKSGEIIEEVEMAASRGILFDSTHYKVDMKKVVQHKNSVVKKLTSGVEALLRSNKVEIFKGVARINKNKDVVVNGSTVIKGDKIILAGGSKVSRINIPGVDHPGVLSSDDLLSLEELPESLAVIGGGVIGIEMAQAFSALGTKVTVIEMMDRIIPSVDVEASALLTKLLKKRNVKIMTSTKITEIVDKKGKVEVRTEGGESVVAEKALVSIGRLPDIEGMGEIQFEMERGRIKVDKYMETSVKGIYAPGDINAIKMLAHVAFRMGEVAADNAVKGNHRELKLHSAPSVVYTHPEVAMVGLTEEEARERYDIRVGRFDFAANGRAMASGDNVGFVKVIADNKYGEILGIHIVGPAAAEIINQASLLMEMEITVDEVVKTIYGHPTYSEALFEACADVLGEAIHNVKKQK